DNA from Gambusia affinis linkage group LG06, SWU_Gaff_1.0, whole genome shotgun sequence:
ttgtttttacgctttaataataaaaaaaaaaaacatggctgccATGGAGTTGGTGgtaaaacttgtttaatttctCAAAACATAACAGAAATATACAAACAACGTCAACAGCCAGGGATTTAGgcactcttttctttttagttcCAAGTATGTTAGCAACATATTTGCTTGTTGAACccaatctatttttttaattcctggAATGATTCACGTATTAATTTTACAACTGAATCAAAAATAAGCTAAACAGCAGGTACACAAATAACTGTGTTTATTAACCAAAGTCTCCACTAGAGGGAATCACTTCTGCGTGTCAACTTCTTGAAGagtcagggaaaaaaaagatttttgaagtGGGATTTTGTTGGAAGATTATAAAAAGCTACTGTGCCATgctatctatttatttaatgcattatttttattagtagcTTTCTGTGATATATCTTCAGTTTAACTTGTTGCAGGTGCTACAATTACAATTACACATCCTTAATAACTCACATCAGCCCTCATAATCAAAGCTTtcagtaaattattttgttgcaaatatttctgtatGAAGCTTTAGACAAGAGTTATCTACTCATTTCCTATTATAacagaacaattttgttttagttctgAAACAAACCCTGATTGGTGTATTTGTTGACAGGAATAAACAAACTAAGTCACAACAAAGACTAGtacattaaatacaattaaaaacaacttacagAAGTGATGGCCAGTATCGTTCTTGtctttttatgtcttattttgtgaagcactttgaggTTTCTGACCTGTAAAAAGGTGCTATATTATTTACTTGCAAATGATTTAAGACAAACTGTTACCCCctcaaaagaaaacttgaaCGACTTTAAAGCAACTTTCCAGgtttttaaagcattaattTTTATAAGTAATTGCTTTCTATGATAGATTTTCAGTTTAACTTGTTGCAggtattattaaaaataaaccaacattgtttatttatctttatttttattaagatcattttgttacaataaataatgttcaaaacatattttctaattaaacaGCTCCAGTGTTAATTCtaacagaaaatataacaataattgCATCTGGTACAATCTGGGAATTAATTGATCTAATTGATCCTCAGCAGCAGTTATTGGCCTCCTGTGTCTGTTTGTCCCCGCCGAGCCAGACGGGGGCGCTGTTGATCTTGGTGGTCTGACCTCTGGCCTGTGTGGACTCCCCCGACATGCCGCCTCCCTCGCTGGCAAGCCGCTTGTGGATCTCGGCGGTCATGGTGAGGAAGGCCTTCTCCACGTTGTCAGTGTTCTTGGCGCTGGTTTCTATGAAGGGGATCTTCAGAGAAGACGCCAGATCCTGATGATGACGTGGAAAAGAACAAACAAGTTGCAAATTTAGAGTAATAGCAAATTAAAACCCCAAGACAAACCATAAGCAAGGGCCTTCCATAACATTGTTATTTATGCTTTGTCTTAAATCTTTAAGCTCTATCCACACTTTTTGGCATTCCTGACAATAATAAGATAAAGGATAATCTACATTAAAACCCTTTATacgtataaatatttttgttcaagcAGGACTGGACTCATTTTTCCAGCTCATCCCGTAGTTTAAGGAGCGGGGACTGAGAAGTCAATGGAAGAAGGTTGATTTTATGTctggcaaaatatttttcttttgatttgaccagcaaatttttttattattgtccaACTAGAACGCTGCAAGCACCAGATTTTGACTTACAGGggcggtattatgtattttcaaggcacatattgccattttatagcacaatcaggttaccttcagttgttataaaaattctgtatatatcaaatatgacttcaaagaaatttgacttcataatttaaagtCTTGAAATCGGGCCtctatttctttctgaaactcctccttgaggaagtcatcaaaacattattttttcttttaccagtgtttcactaAGTgcacaggtgtttgctaattgctgctggctagtctgaaggagtggAGAAGCTGTGAATTGCAGCTACAAGGAGGAGATGCAAttcttgaaggcggagctatgTCCACCCAGGTGTGATGCACAaatgaatggttgccatggagataacATGATTTCTTAAACGtgcatgaaataataaaactaacacTCTAGTtacatttttgatgagggaataacatcacagcatgaaataaaacaaaagtcaattttacataatactacccttttaaaatgttctgatatttcaaaacatttatgatGCCCTTCACCTAATAAAGTTTCCCCAGAACTTTTGGAGGAGAAACAGACCCACAGCATAACAGGTCCTCCACTATGCATACATAACCTCTTACCTCTTTGTTtccataattataattttcagagATTGTTTAcgtttgaatttattgtttctgactccttctggtgcagaattatgatgcatgTCTCACATCAATGACGTAAAAAGTCTGATGATATGGCCATTCTGACTGCaaacactttgtaaaacaaTCAGGACACTGAAACTTCCCATATAATCTCAACAGATTAAAGCAAGTGAATTATACtgtacaaattattattatgcttCCAGAGTTCCCAATAAGAGTGGAGggtgcagaaaatgtaattgagcagttgaaaatgtcaaaattgaggaataattctatatttttttgtgtgtgaatgttctaagtgtttttttcttgttaccTGAGCCGTAGCAGCATCCACCACTTTCTTACTAATCAGGTCCGATTTGTTTCCCACCAGCAGCCTGGAGACGTTTTCGCAGGCGTACCGATCTATTTCGTCCAGCCACTGCTTCACATTGTTGAAGGATTCCtcagaaaacatccagagattcaatgttaatattaaaacttcctggtttttcttttcactgaatATTTGTGGGGGCGGACGGGACTCAATGGTGTCGTATTATGTCCATTGTGGACAGAAAAATAGGagtacatttctgtcaaaaaaaacttctgaaaaaaacagttgcttgaaaagtcaaaaatttgcaagaaaaaccTCCGAAATTTctagattaaaattaaaaaaacccaaaactttatagaaaaatatgtgaacatttctgagtttacaaagtttaaaattttttgaaagtcaaatttctttactgTTAAAACTTAGATTTTCTAGagaaaaacctaaacatttctgagatcaaaaagttgaaaattaaaaaaatatgtatttttttttaggttaatcttagaattttttagaaaagaaaaatggaaatattgtgAGATTCCAAAGTTAagaatttttgacatttgaaactcagaaattgacaaatttttctggaaaatttctgagattaactTGTCttcttttcaagaaaatttgtgacttttcaaactcttaattttttgtatttttttacaaaatttctgaaattaagtaaaacatttcagagcaCTTTCCAGCAATTTTTTGACTattcaaactgagaaatttccttctttttttttttctagaaaatttctgagaatgtttttggcaaaaactgctttctttctgtcttcattGGCCCCAATACACCATCGTAAAAACAGTCACTGACCTGTTCGGTTACATCGTAAACAATGATGATGCCGTGTGCTCCTCTGTAGTAGCTGGAGGTGATTGTTCGAAACCTCTCTTGACCTGCAGTGTCCCACTGAAGTCATACACACAGAATATTAGCAgacttgttttaataaatacattttttaaagataaagagcAGCTGGATAAACTCACAATCTGCAGCTTCACAGTCTTCCCATCCATGTCAATAGTCCTGATTTTGAAGTCAACCCCGATGGTGGAGATGTAGCTCTCAGTGTAGGTGTCATCCTGCACCAAGTTTAAAGTGGAAGAGTTGCTTTTCTGTCAATAAGGTCTTGTACACATGTAGCTATGGCCAATAGCTTATTAGGGGaattgcagataaaaaaaattgttaattttcaccaaaaactgaaatttcgagatacatttctgaaaatttctagaaaaataaggaaattatCAGAATTCAAAAGATTGTgaatttatgagaaaaaaaaactcaaaattgttTAGACTAAACTCATAAACTTTCTAGAAAacgtggaaatttctgagctggGAAATGTTCAAGTCTTTTCAAGAACATTTCTGGGATTAATCacaaaatttgaatgttttaccttcaagttttgtttttgcttttagagTCCAGATATTTCcaagttcttttaaaaattctgagattaatcaaaaatgttctgacttttttttttttgccagaaatcATAGTATGTAACTGTGTCTTTATAAAACCGAATATCTCCAccatatctttaaaaaaatttattatacaCAGTGGATCTGTTTCAGAAGTTTTGATTCACTTCACACCTGCACAAATACAATCATGAATGgtattttaaatatgacaagcccatagggggcagtgtagcacaAAGCTGAAACCTACGTCcgccaatcagattgcttcaaaacaaccgCAACTTTCTGTTCGGAATTAAAGATGGCGACAGGACGTTCGTGTGGATGGACGGGTATATTGGCTGAACTACTTCGAAATAGCAAATGAGtatataaagttattaaatcCCATAATAATCTCGACTGGGAATCatgtcaaaacatgtttgtggaTATATTTGTACATTATTTGTTGCAGAATGTAATGCACAGGACCCTAAATCTCCGTTTgaacactgaaacacaaatactgAGTTTTCTCAAATCTCCACTTCGGTCggagtttttataaattattttagttatatttAGCTGAGTTTTCATGTTGATGAAAGGTCAAAAAGcatagaaatgtttgtgttttctcagaTATCCGGCTGTGTGTGAACGAGATCTAAGAATGATTGTCCTTACTGCAAAGCGCAGCAGCAGGCACGACTTTCCGACTCCAGAGTCACCGATGAGGAGAAGCTTGAACAGGTAATCACTGAAGAGACACACaggcattaaaaaaacattaaagcataAGTGTGAGATGTaaactttacttatttttaccaaattcccataaaaaatatacaattcaTGCCCAGAAATACAGAGCATCCAGAAAGTATTAACAGCTCTTagttttttccaccttttaCTATGTTAACAAACTTAttcttctattattattatttcacttataacatggaaaaatgtatagttgtaagagaaataatctgttaGTGAAAGTAGtagttttttaaatctttatcttgcaagttacttgtaagttaaattttcatatttcaagtgtattaagatatttgcattagaaacaaGACCAAACacatttgagtttttgcagtgcaaccTTCATGTTTGGAAGAACTTAtgatgtgtgaaaaatgttttgttgtaagtgaaataatctgccaatgaaactagaactttttcatcaatattaaggaattgttaatttaaaacaagctcctatgtcttgctgaaaagttatttgtaaattacttttatcttatttcacatttactaagatatttgcactaaaaactagacaaaaatactacCCCTGATCCAAGGATGAACTCATATTGGcgttggataaaaaaataattaaactgcaTTCATAAACGATAGTAAACTATCTGCACCTCCTAAAAACTGCCCAACTTAgctgctaaaaacaatttttaacaatCCACATCTGTAGTTTCTGACATGTCTTCCAGTCTATACGTCACCTGAATGTTTTCACCTAACTTTACCAGTAACACATCACATTCATAGAGGAAGACTTACTATTCAGGATTCATGATCGGTGAGGTTCTTCACACGATAAGACTCAAAAAGAAATGAATCCTGAAACTAAATCCTGAATGGACAGAAGGCCAGGGAGTCTctagaaatgttgttttctggTCCCAGAAGCCTGTTTGTGGAAGTCGGATGCTGTTCTCCGGAGGACAGCAAGCAGAAAACGCTGTCTGTGTCTGACTTATGAGCTGActgcttcattatttattaataaagttCAGCTCAGGTTACACCGGGGACAGCACCTGGAACCAGGACACCCAGATTAACTCGCaccatcattttattttcttcctaaaCCAGAACACAGTTAAACTAGCTGCTTCAGATATTCAGTAAGGAAAGCTTCTGCgcagctgttgttttttatgtgaagaGCAGCTTCTCTACAGCTTGTCGACCTGACAATATGTGCAGCGTGACATCATATGACAGCCAACCAATCGTAACGCAGACGCAAAAAAGCAGGAAGAGGGCAAGAAACGTAGATCCTCTAACAGTTCTTACTGAGTTTCTCCAAATCCCTTCATGGGAttcaaggttttatttctgtactgagattaaattattcaATATGCTGCTAGGCAAGCAACCAGACGCTTAGTGCAGgctttttctctttattgtctaaatatttttaaagcttttaacaCCATTAATCTTTAAAAGTGTAGTGCCTTAAAGCCACCAGAGTTGATCATGTGTGCAGAGAAAAAGTGCAGATTTTAAGGGTGTTTTTTCTCCTGATTTTATGATAGACTTGATTTGATTGCAAAccaaaatttgttacatttccagatCTGCACTGtatcaaatgaaccaaaccctttgaaaacctCTTCCCCtgctcacctgtgggggcgctgcaccaagagccactgaaggaaatgacatgaaaacctctgaagaggACACTGTTGTCTACTTTCTTCTTCAtggaatttaaacaaaaatggagtggcgtcagattttagctgcTGTAGGATtactcttttgtctttggtaaaatatcatgagccatttttcttttcaggttgtttttacccagaatgccctgcgctgtagtccacttcctgcttttggagtgttctctggtccgcttggcgttcacatatccattcaaaccgcaccagagtgcacttcaaccgaaccgagacTGAGGTTTGGCTTGTTTGGTCccataaatgtaacattatgGAGGCGTGGACAGTTAGTCTGGCttagaaataaaacaccaaatggaacaaactggaagaaaaaaattattcaaactgcGGGgattttactgctaaaaactccagtttgtgtttctaaaataacaaaaattaccAAGGAGCTGAGGACCCAAACAAACAGCATAAATGTCTGCTCTAAAAACCTTTCTTGATGAGATCAACAGAGAGGGAATTATATTCATCAGTTGACTTTTAAACTTCTGCTGATTTGTCttcactttttgtctttattgcgTTAATTTCtcatatatttaatattaagtgtttggtttgttgtttttcctatcgtttattgattttttgtaCTTACTTTATTGTTGAacaaatatattgttttgttcaAATCTGATCAGTCGCTTTTCTTTATTACATCTTCCTGCATCtctttatttccaaatattaattctttgtttttctttatccttgttctttcttttttccctcagttttctgaattttctctttctgtattttttatttattcatttttttgtatccTCCCTTACTTTTTCCATAttcatgtgttgcttttttgtttctttcttagctccttctctcttgttttctgttattttcttcatCTATTCTTCCATCATTTCTCTTCACCTTTTGGAGAACTGGCCAGGggaacaaaatgaaagtgattTACTTTAATTCAGCGCCGGCTCCCATGTGTGACCCTCCTGGTCACGGGAACGAGCAGCGAGCAGAGGATTGAGAAGACATGCGATGGCTGAGCAGCTGTgacggggtcagaggtcagcagccCTGACAACAGTTGCTGGGACAGAGGCAGCGCCGGCAGTGGTTGCTGGGACAAGCCGATCCCGATGCGGCACAGAGGTGGGAAAACTGGGGGAAGGGGAAGGAATATAGGAACGGATCGAAACAAAGAGAGAAGGTTAGAAAGCAAGGAGAAGGTCTGGGAAcgtcaggaaaaaaacaaaaacaaaacgaaactCAAAGAGGAACAAAACACGCAAAGGAAGAATCCAAAAAAATCCATTTGCATATTGGCtaatgcagcagaaaacagacaacAGTGGtacaaaatcattattttaagaTACCTAACAACAGAAATTGATGATGTTTAGGCTTTTTGATTTTATCTTGTAAACTTTAGCAGCATCAGTCCCAATCCCTCAGTTGACAGTTTTTCATTAGATATGAAATCTACATCAAAATCTCTGACTTTTCTGACGTCTTTTGGTTTTTTAcacaaaagctcaaataattttcattattgTAATCCAGAAAAACAGGTTAATTTGTTGAAAGCTTACTTTAGATTAATGAAATGAGGTAATCAGTTACCTTCACCTGCAGAAATAATAATGCCACTTGCCTGACTCCGTAACCTGACACGCTGCTTCAAATCATGGAAATGGCCGCCATTTTTAGACGGGACGCCATCAAGCATCATCTCTGCAAATACATGAAACCGATTTTTATCCCAACATCTGTCATTCTTGTCTGCCTCTTCTTCTTCAAAGCCCAACAAAGCCTTTTATTTCTGGATGGTTTTTTTTCACGGCTGCTTGGAAAGTTACAAAGTCAAAACTTAACTGCAATAATTTGCTAGCAAAAAGAAATGGGGTTCATTTTTGAAGTCATATTTGTAACATGTTATTCATccatttataaatgttacacTTTCAAACAAACTAATTAGCAAGCTAAAAATGTAGCTTCAAACTCAGATAGTAAGCTAAACATTTAtccacaaactaaatatttagctccacaTAAAATCTGTACCtagcaagctaaacatttagcctCTAACTTGGtagcaagctaaacatttagcctCTAACTTGGtagcaagctaaacatttagcctCTAACTtggttagcaagctaaatatttagcttacatagaaatatttagcttccaaagaaatatttaactCCAAACAAAATATGTAGTTAGCAAGCTAATATTTAgcctcaaactaaatatttagctcacctttcattgcttttttgTGCGTATTCATTTTAAGGCAGATTGCTTTGAGTCTTCTGTTCTGATGTATCAACAGTTTAGTTGGATGTTTCTCCTTTTACCAATGGATCATTTTAATTCCTGTTATACTTTTGTAACGATCTCGTCGGCTCCAATTGCTGAATGACTTTAAAATTGATCCGTTGACGGCGGCGTCCACTGTGACttctactttcttcttcttcttctgtccacCTGACACAAAGATTTGGTAATATCCTAACAATGTTACTTACTTTTTAAGATATGTTTTACAAGGCCTTGATGGTTTGTTGTTCAAAACATAACCATTCCATATTCTTCCTTGGTGAtgcagacaaaaatgtaaaatttgatcTTACTTGAAGGAATGAATCTTGTTTGCttaataaatgtgtgtgtgatcttGAACAGCTGGACGTCTCGAACAGAGCGAGGAGTGtgagagtgtgtttgtgttagtGCGCAGGTCAGTGGATGGAGTTAAACCGGTCATTGTTCCCCATCAGTGAGCGTCCCAGGAGACTGGAGCGAGCTCGGATAAATAGCTGCTTTTCACTATTCACCCTCATTTTACCACGATCCCTGGCTCCTGCATGTGAATCTGTTTGgaaaacctgtgtgtgtgtttgtttctaataccctgtggggaccattttcctgacacatactacgttgtggggaccaggcttcggtccccacaaggggaaacactgtttttgggtcgggtcagatttaggactaaggtgtgaattgagttttggttaagGTTAGGTATGTGAGATTTagggggtgggcactcctggtcctggagggccagtctcctgcaacctttacatgtatctctacttcaacacacctgagtcaaataatgaggtcattagcaggactctggagaacctgactgcagttaggaggtgattcagctcttggattcaggtgtgttgaagtagagatgcccacccctggtttatgctgtagaaatgaatggaagtcaatggaaagtccccacaaaaaTAGCCCcgcaaatgtgtgtttgtgcgcgcgcgtgtgtgtctGCTTTTGGATATGGTGTAGGGCAGGCAGGCACTCACATTTCTTTACAGAAACAGAGTGAAACATTTCCTAGAAAATTAAACATGGCGTTTGTGTCTTTTCTTAGCTCTTTTTCTAGTTTGTAGGTATTCTAATAGGCTGACCAAAAAATAtctgcactgtaaaaccacaaaatctcaccaagtatttctgctctagtgtgtagtgcaaatatctttttacacttgaaaaagaacaaaactaacttacaagtaacttttcagcaagttcctacattaaatcaataatttttgaatattgatgaagttctagttccactggcagattattttgctTACAACATTAGAAAATTTCTTGTTATAAGTAAATGTATCTTATGGAACAAGATGGAACTAGTACTACTTTTAAGTCAACATTAAGAAATTGTcgttttaaaacaagctccgaAATATTGCTTTGAagttatttgtatgttttgtcttacttcaaatgtactaagatatgtGCactagaacaggggtgtcaaactccagtcctcgagggccgctgtcctgcaacttttagatgtgcctctggtgcaccacctggatagaataattaggtcattagcaaggctctggagaagtgatctgcacaaggaggaggcaattaaaccatttcattccagtgttttgtacctgtggtacatctaaaaactgccggacaccggcccttgaggactggagtttgacaccggtgcactagaaactagaccaaaatttattggtaagattttgtgttttttgcagttgtcattaaaacattatggactgagtttatttattatattttttatgacatACATGCAGTGTGAAGTTTAGATGGGGAAAGCCCAGATGATGCTTCTGTTCCCAGGATCGAGTTTTGCACAATTGAGCTCTGAAAACATAGCAGCTATAAAACTTCAGAGAAGAAAATTGGTTAAACTGGTTGgatcatgcttttattttcaactttcaAGAGTTTATTCCATTTACTGACTTTTAATGTGAACTGTCTGTGAATGTCTGTCTTAATGTACAGATTTAGAATCTGAAGTGTAAACAgtctggaaaaagaaagacaaagaagacaaacttcatttagttcatttataaTTGGTCTTGTGAGTTATAGTTTGTGTGATAATCCATCCTTTGGTTGTATTCAGTGTTATTTATTCACtataaaatacttggtaattgTACTTTACCaaatttgttgtcttttttgatgatttgaaacattttaaagagccAAAAAGAAAGCCAAATGAAAATAACATACAGTGCTAAATATGTAGAATTTTAAGTAa
Protein-coding regions in this window:
- the LOC122833153 gene encoding ras-related protein Rab-1B-like; its protein translation is MNPEYDYLFKLLLIGDSGVGKSCLLLRFADDTYTESYISTIGVDFKIRTIDMDGKTVKLQIWDTAGQERFRTITSSYYRGAHGIIIVYDVTEQESFNNVKQWLDEIDRYACENVSRLLVGNKSDLISKKVVDAATAQDLASSLKIPFIETSAKNTDNVEKAFLTMTAEIHKRLASEGGGMSGESTQARGQTTKINSAPVWLGGDKQTQEANNCC